The genome window CGACTGGCAAGGATGCCGCTTTTCAGGCAACACATGCTTTGTCTAGAGTTTTTCCAAGGAAGGAATAGGGGCACGGCGCAGTTAATTACAAAAAGCTTTTTAATACGCTATTTATGCAAAAAAGTGCCAAAAAAGTgtgaaatgaaaaatttaagcTCATTAGGGGAGGATTgggtaaaaacattaaaaaataaaaacaaacacactaaaGTGAAAGTTGGTCCTAGTTGAGCCGTTGATTCTGATTGGTtattccaatttcaagatttgcatactataaaataaaatagccttaaaactgacattgtAGGAGAGGTCAATTTCTTGTGAAATAATTCAACAGACGATGTACATTTTGTAGCATggaaaatactcataaataaacaattataggaacactatatgaacaatacataaaagaggaaatattttattAGAACGTATTGAGTTCTGATGAATTACAATATGTTTGATCAGCAACTCGATGGTGACCTGGCAAAAACGTTTTTCTGTAACAACTGCATCGTTATTTCACGTGATCTcaataatcaatattaaaaaagatccccagttcttcttgaatgctctgagcttttataagtacacatgtacagctcagagttcttcttgttaaccgattttttaataataaaaaataatgtctcaCGTATATCTATGAAAATGGcattcaatcaacctaatacagcATAACAAACACAATATCTGTTATAACTGACATCAATTTGTGTGTGATTTGTGGAAAAATActcaaaaaaaaaacgttatcaaaccgaaagcagaagttttgaattgacgattgGATCTCTCTTACTGATGTTCTGGAGATGTTTGGTATATTACAATTTGTTGATTAGACAAGAAATCTAACTCGCTGAGGATTTCGGCCAGAGTCTATAGCgtattttcgaattcggaatacTGGGCTTTTTCCATtgtaaaaacatacacatttaaatgaaCTGCTGACaagtttgaaactttggattaatatcaatattatgcgagcataccatatcatgtaagttgttttaatttgcgcattgtggatatatttacgatctatttgtgtttatatgtgccagaaaatagtttatgcgTCTAATATTTCTGATTAAagcctagtccatataaacggactcccagagcctttgataatttttgctatggcggctctggcagtccatatgcaccccttcataaacatgggtgcagttcagcgcagcgagtccgtgcgcttcactaaacagacgtcgttcgagacaaattgaggaaaataatgaataaacttcataaccatgttaaatttacctgaatggcaacctacggatgtcatcctttgcatgcaccctataaaaacaccaTGATGtatcaacacacttttctcgctgacatgtttatgtttaaatttgaaacagtgtattctgtatcgaataccacatcgttatcgactttataggctggagcacataacccgacgtggaaaatattggtgtactgcgacctaaccaatagtgggtcaattttccaaatggcggatacagcgtacaaaacagaacctaagtcaataaaatcaattatttcttgctttaatggtaccatttggatgagtttgtggtttagataggtaaacttttataagttcttgcagtttcagtgttccttaacccttgcattgttgataacattgtgcacccatggccaagagagagcgcattgaaaatatcagcaacccattgggttataaagctggtagttgaattattgcaactaattaaAGCCTTGCCTAGATTCTGAGCGGCATCTTTACATGAATAAACGTGTaatcagttgcaactcccagcgacccggagggtaaatagctgggagttgtattagtGCAACTAAAAGATCCCATGACTCAACAAAAACCAATCATATCGATAATAAACTTTTaagatattttagaaaaagatCTTTAAAAATGCCAATTCTGCCATGTCAGGCGTATATGACAGAATATAACTTTACTTGAATTTTGTCTGAACCAGTCGGTTCCTCATTTTTCTCTAGAGTCTGGTAAAGTTGCCAGATTTCATTGAATGTTTGTGGTAAATTGTCAGTTACTGCTATGCTCTCCgccatgttttttgttgttgttgtttccaaaCACTTCTGTGATTTCGATTTTTGGGACAACTCGGTCATAACCTAGGCAATATGGCTGCGCCCAGAGAAATATTGTCCTTGTATCGGACTTTGTTACGGGAGTTGCGTTTGGTACACCCCGAGGTGATATTTTGAATCTTTAGTCAAACTGGTTGGGTAATTCGTTGTTTTTGATCCGATTACGATCCAAATGTGCGTTTCTGTGTTTCTGCACTAATTTCAACGTCGAGCGGTTTGAGTCAGGACGGTCTGGTTGTGTTTCAATAAGACATAAAAAACCGTTTCTATCCCgaagtgtttcaataagcctaaacAATGATTTAGCTTAAACTATGATTTAGCTTATTTTATATGTCTTAGAGATCATAATAATATATTGGTCTTCATAGCACATTGTGCAGTTACCAAGTATtaacgctcgattggttattgtcggctcaggtactaattacgctcgattggtcattgtcggcttggatactacttacatgtacctcgggtactcttaagtatacttacatgtaccccgggtacggaaaatatacttaatcgtacctggtcgatattagactgtacccgagttgtattcccgcaaaaaatccgatgtcgtaaaacgcgctaccgattatcttaaacaaacttctctttaaataaaaactgcatcaacatgctttttgagtatgagtttcgataatatagaggccattttacagaaaattgacataaatgtgaatataatttaattaaaaaaaattgccgacaacgaccgatttagcgtaaaattttccgggtacgttttagtatatttatggtacccggggtacatgtaagtatacttaagagtacccggggtacatgtaagaagtacccgagccgacaatgaccaatcgagcactacttacatgtaccccgggtactcttaagtatacttacatgtacactgGGTacgttaaatatacttaaacgtacctgggaaatatatattaaatcgGTGATTGTCTgctattttcttaaaattaattatattcacatttatgtaaattttctgcaAAATGGCCTCTATTACTGAAACTCatgctcaaaaagcatgttgatgcagttttttttaaagagaagtttttttaagataatcaGCAGCGCATTTAACAACATCGGATTATTGGCGGGAATATAACTGGGGTACAGTCCAATATCGAccggtacgattaagtatattttccgttcccggggtacatgttagtatacttaagagtacctggggtacatgtaagacaagtagtacccgagccgacaatgaccaatcgagcagtATTAACACCAAAACTGAATTGTTCAGATGTTGTAAATAAAGacaaacaatattgataataataataatgtatatagagaaattgaaATGATGTAATggtaataaatatatgaaaattattgGCTAACTTATACTGGTTATATTGGAGTAACTTTAAAGGTTGTTTTTTTCAGGGACAGCACAAAACTTCTCCTGCATACAGATATTTAAAGGGAAAATTTCGGGAGAATATGAAAACTTCAGAGCAGCTTTGTCGCAGTCATATAGAGATGGCTCATTACGCTCGCACCTACGTCTGTCTCTTACAGAGTGTGCAGAAACATAACGTATGTGTGTAGCATTTAAAGACATGAT of Dreissena polymorpha isolate Duluth1 chromosome 15, UMN_Dpol_1.0, whole genome shotgun sequence contains these proteins:
- the LOC127860234 gene encoding protein FMC1 homolog; protein product: MAAPREILSLYRTLLRELRLVHPEGQHKTSPAYRYLKGKFRENMKTSEQLCRSHIEMAHYARTYVCLLQSVQKHNELHAMFKGGGERSTESTANLVGLALPKRET